Proteins from a genomic interval of Candidatus Sulfotelmatobacter sp.:
- a CDS encoding ADP-ribosylation factor-like protein has translation MALINHRAREIHFKIVYYGPGLGGKTTNLRILHDRLPPERRGRLLSVATDHERTLFFDFLPIELGSVNGLVTRFHLYTVPGQVYYRLSRRAVLQGVDGIVFVADSHPAREQANRESLADLEQHLTSLGLDERRQRALPRIFQYNKRDLPLALPISRLSAALNLSGAPEFEAVAREGRGVTETLRAACKAVLSRLAAEPAAAPSPPPRAAQPAGAGPGATPHA, from the coding sequence GTGGCCCTGATCAATCATCGCGCTCGCGAGATCCACTTCAAGATCGTCTACTACGGTCCGGGGCTTGGCGGCAAGACCACCAATCTCCGGATCCTCCACGACCGCCTGCCGCCCGAGCGGCGCGGCCGGCTGCTCTCGGTCGCGACCGACCACGAGCGCACCCTGTTCTTCGATTTCCTGCCCATCGAGCTCGGCAGTGTCAACGGGCTGGTGACGCGCTTCCATCTCTACACGGTGCCGGGACAGGTCTACTACCGGTTGTCGCGCCGTGCGGTGCTGCAGGGCGTGGACGGCATCGTGTTCGTTGCCGACTCGCACCCGGCGCGCGAGCAGGCCAATCGCGAATCGCTTGCCGATCTCGAGCAGCACTTGACCAGCCTCGGGCTCGACGAGCGCCGCCAGCGGGCCCTGCCGCGGATCTTCCAGTACAACAAGCGCGACCTGCCACTGGCGTTGCCGATCTCGAGGCTCAGTGCCGCACTCAATCTCTCGGGCGCGCCGGAGTTCGAGGCGGTAGCGCGCGAGGGCCGCGGCGTCACCGAAACGCTGCGCGCCGCCTGCAAGGCGGTACTGAGCCGGCTGGCCGCCGAGCCGGCCGCCGCTCCGTCCCCGCCGCCACGTGCCGCGCAGCCGGCCGGGGCCGGGCCCGGCGCGACTCCACACGCGTGA
- a CDS encoding roadblock/LC7 domain-containing protein, with the protein MPQWTLFEKDFRSIDVALGDLLERTNALSVHLVDRSGQLITSAGRTGDFDATAFASLVAADFTANAELAQLLGDGNVDAVVSEGAQRSVYSCMLADRVIMCTVFDKRSTLGLVRFRAQRATQVLDRVFRGLFEKVGLSEPVLGTPAFADAAGREVDALFGD; encoded by the coding sequence ATGCCACAGTGGACTCTGTTCGAAAAGGACTTTCGCTCGATCGACGTCGCGCTCGGGGATCTGCTCGAGCGCACCAATGCTCTGTCGGTCCATCTCGTGGACCGGTCCGGGCAGCTCATCACCTCGGCCGGACGCACCGGTGATTTCGACGCCACCGCGTTCGCCAGCCTGGTCGCCGCCGACTTCACCGCCAATGCCGAGCTGGCCCAGTTGCTGGGCGACGGCAACGTGGACGCGGTGGTGAGCGAAGGGGCGCAACGCTCGGTCTATTCGTGCATGCTCGCCGATCGCGTGATCATGTGCACGGTGTTCGATAAGCGCAGCACGCTCGGACTGGTGCGCTTCCGCGCCCAGCGCGCCACCCAGGTGCTGGATCGCGTCTTCCGCGGCCTGTTCGAGAAGGTCGGGCTGAGCGAGCCGGTGCTCGGGACGCCGGCGTTCGCCGACGCGGCCGGCCGGGAAGTCGACGCCCTGTTCGGAGACTAG